The genomic interval TTTTCTGCCATGATATCCTCAGATCACAAGGGTGACGAATGCCATCTTGGCCAGCGCGTAAACCGCCGCCGCAATGACCGCCCAGCTGAAGATCACCGAAATGATGATCGCCACCTTGCGCGCCGTATGTTGGAAATAATCGTCGATCATGATGCGGGTGCCCTTGATGAAATGCAGCATTCCCACGATCACGAAAAGCCCGGTCACGATGGCCGGGTAAGGCCGTCCGAAATAGGCGATCACGCCTTCCTGCGGCAGGCCGATGGCGCTGCCCACGACCAGCAGAAAGGCCGGGGTCAGCAGCACCAGCGCGCAGGAACTGACAGTCATGGCCCAGTGATGGGCGGTGCCGGTATGGGCGGACCCCATGCCCTGGGCGGCTTTCAGCGGAGTTACGTAACGCATCTGAATTCCCCTCGCCTTACGCCACAAAGAACAGGATGATCGAGATCAGCGTCAACACGACGGAACCGATGATGATCGCCCAGGACGATTTCTCGGCCTCGTGGATTTCCAGCCCGATCCCCGCGTCATAGAACAGGTGACGGATCCCGGCCAGCGTATGGTACCACAACGCCCAGGCCGAGCCTGCCATCACGATAAAGCCGATCCAGGACCGCAGCACCCAATCGGCGACGGCGAAGGC from Paracoccus fistulariae carries:
- the sdhC gene encoding succinate dehydrogenase, cytochrome b556 subunit, yielding MADVNRGNRPLSPHLQVYKLPIAAKTSILTRITGHALVAGILLLVWWLVASVSSPGAFAVADWVLRSWIGFIVMAGSAWALWYHTLAGIRHLFYDAGIGLEIHEAEKSSWAIIIGSVVLTLISIILFFVA
- a CDS encoding succinate dehydrogenase, hydrophobic membrane anchor protein, whose translation is MRYVTPLKAAQGMGSAHTGTAHHWAMTVSSCALVLLTPAFLLVVGSAIGLPQEGVIAYFGRPYPAIVTGLFVIVGMLHFIKGTRIMIDDYFQHTARKVAIIISVIFSWAVIAAAVYALAKMAFVTLVI